The Saccharolobus shibatae B12 genomic interval AGTAGCTCTTAATGCGTCATATATACCATCTCCCTCTGGTGTAGTCATAGCATCTTTAACTGGAATTACGAAACATGCTGATAAGATGCCTAATCTAGTTTCACTATTCATTAAGGTTGGCGAATTAGGTACAAACTTTAGGCTGCTTATCATTTCGTAGAACTTCTCTTCTAACTGTTTAACTTCAGCCTCAGACTTACCATACTTTCTCTCAACTGACGCAAGAAATCTGGCTACTCTTCTGAATAACATCTGTGGCGTCTCAATATATCTTAAGGTATTTGGATCTTTCAGTAAGTATCTAGCTTCCAATACTTTTAATGCATTGTAAGAGAGAAGCAAGTCCTTTTCATTAAAATCTTTCCATTTCCCTTTACCGAAAACGTGATTGTAAATTCTAGCTAAGACATATCGCTTCGCTAATTCCATTAAGAAAGGATACTTTAGGGAGTTCTCTATGAGATTTCTTTCTACTATATCAGCAATTACTCTAGTATCTATAGCGTTATCCTTAACATTTGCTTTGACATCATTAACTATACCATCTGTTACCTCATCTGGTACAGAAGAAAGTTTAGATAATATCTTCTCTAATTTAAACTCGTCAACCCTTCCATCTCGTTTAATTACTCTAATCTTTCTTAAAGATGTAGAGTATAGTAACTGCTCCATTGTCTTCAAGGATTATTATAACCTAGATCAATTTAACTTTATACTGTACATGACAAGAGTATTACCTCGTCGTATTTCAAAAAGATAATATCTGCTTTTTCAGAACTCAAAATTTAAATACATCATTAAAATAATTGAATAGCTCCGAGTGAGAATTGTCATACTTACTAGCTAGGTAGCCGGGCAGGGATTCGAACCCTGGTCCCAGGGGCCAGAGCCCTGGATCCTTGACCACTAGACTACCCGGCTATATTTAAATAAGGGAACATTACTTAAAAGTTTATTACCACGTAGATAAGAAAGACCAAGCCTAGATAAAAAAGACAAGAAGAATAAACGAGAATTGGAAAAACTTACTCCTTCCTTTACCGCAATAAGCTTTAAATCTTATTATATGATAGTTTTCTTAATGCCGCCGTAGCTCAGCCTGGTTAGAGCGCCGGCCTTGTAAGTTACTGCCTAGATAGCCGGCGGTCGCGGGTTCGAATCCCGCCGGCGGCTTCTTCCAAATATTTTTCTATAGCCATTCTAATTACTTCGCTTCTACTCATTCTACTATTTAATGCAAATAGATCTAGTTTTACTAAAAGTTCCTCCTCTGCTTTAAAAGTGATTACTCTAACCAATTTTCCTCTTTTATAAATCGGTTAAGTAGTATATTATAGGAAAATTTCTATTATAAGCAAATAGAGAGGGAGTTGAGTGAAACTAATATCCCAAAGACTTCAAGATTTCTTCTATCCTATCCTTAAGCGTCTCTGGATCTTGCTCTTCAATTATAAAACCCCTTATTATAATCCCTTCAGCCTCTCTTTTACTTAACCCCCTAGTTTGTAGATAGAAGATTTGATTTTCGTCTATCCTACTTACTGCAGCAGAGTGTTTAGCCATAACTACTCTGCCAGTTTTTACTTCAAGCATGGGAGAAACTACTGCTTTAGCATCTTTTCCTAAGACTAATGATCTACCAATTATCGATGTGGAAGAGTTAATTGCAGTCTCATCTATAGTTGCAATCCCCCTTACCACAGTAAACGCTTGATCGTTGGAGATTGCCTTCATAAAGCCATTGCTTACACTCCTCTGGCCTAGATGAATGACATTATTAACTACATCTATCTTATTGCTGTGCGTCCCAAAAGCTCTTGATGAGAACTCACTTACACTGCCCTCCTCTAGCCTAGTGTTAAATTGAACATGACCCATTTTATTACCGTTCACAAATATTGATGAATGCATTGTACCTTTTATGTTAGCCTTAATGTACGAGAAAAGAAGACTGTTATCGCTAGAGAAGTTCACAAATTGGAAATCTAAAGTAGAATCATCTTCTATATCAACAGATATGATTGGAGTTATTAAGGAGCCTTCACCAAGATTTAGAACTTCATAAATTACCTTGATTTGTTTATCTTTAGGTACGTTAATTATTAGATGTGAAGGTGAAAGATATTTGTTTTTATTGACGACATGCCTAACGTGATACTCTCCTTCGTTACTTATTGTTATCCGCCTAGAGAGAGAATAGGCAAGTGATACTAATTTATGCTCATCACTACTTATAACATTATCATTCAATAAGTCATCTACTTGTATGTTATTTTTCGGAATTGTTATAGTGTCATCTATAATTTCAATTATATTTTCAGTTTCACTATATTTTAGTTGTTGCCTAGAAATGTCACTGAGGTTTAATGAGTCGTATAAGTCCCATTCAGTATAATGTTTGATAGTTGGTGAGTCATGTATCAATTGATATGGCTTAGAAAGATACAAAGAAAACGCTTTTTCCCTCTCTCCTCTATCTTGTGTAAAGTTTTCATTAATTATTTTTTTAGCTAATTGTATATCGACTACTCCCAACTTAAGCCACTGCACCTAGCTTATCTAATTCTAACTTTATAACCTTATTTAACATGGTAGCGTACTCAAATGGAAGTTCTTTCATGATCTCATCTATGAACCCTAATACTAGCATCGAAGTCGCCTCTTTTTCATCTATACCCCTTGTCATTAGATAGAAGAGTTGATCCTCATTCATTCTGAATGTGTGCGCTTCATGTCCTACGTCTGCGTCTTCCTCTAACACTTGATTATGTGGATACGTGTAGGCTTTAGTTTTATCATCAAGCATTAGAGAGTCGCACTTCACAAATGCCTTAGAACCTACTGCCCCTTTATTTACTTTAATTAATCCTCTATATACGTTAACACCACCATTGAAACCAATATTTTTGTTTACCACTTTGCTCTTAGTATAAGGTGCAGCATGGATCATTTTCGAACCACTATCTTTCCACTCACCCTCTCCACTGGTCATTGTAACTACTAAACTGGTTGATGAAGCGTTCTTCCCTCTAAGGATAGTTGACGGGTATACAAAACTGTACTTGGAACCTAATGATCCTTCAACCCATTCCACAGTCGAATTTTCGTCAGCCCATGCTCTCTTATTATTGAAATTAATCACGTTTTTGCTCCAGTTCTGGATTGTAGTGAACTTTATGTAAGCGTTCTTTTTTGCGTATAATTCTACCATACCATCATGGAATGAGTATTTCTTAAGTTGTGGTGCTGTACAGCCTTCAATAAAGTGGATATACGATCCCTCGTCAGCTATTAGTAGAGTGTGCTCAAACTGTCCTTCAAGCTCCGATCCTATTACGAAGAATCCTTCTACTGGTGTTGTTATCTTCACATTCTTTGGAACGTATACGAATACACCCCCACTCCATAATGCGCCATGTAAAGCAGCAAACTTGTGATCAGAGGCTGGAAATATCTTCATAAAGTACTCCTTCATAAGGTCCGGATATTTATTCACAGCTTCATCTATTGGTAGCATTACTACTCCTTTTTTCATTAGTTCAACTTTAACGTTAGAGTAAATTGGTTCTGATTCTAATACTGCTACAAGACCTCCTAGGAACTTTTTCTCACTTTCAGGTATACCTAATTCATCGTAATATTTTCTTATTTCTGGTGGTAGCTCTTCCCAGCTTTGGGCTTTATCGACACCAGGCTTAACGTAAAGTTCTAATGCTGAAATGTCTAAACTTGATAAAACGTCTGGTAACCAATTTGGCGTAGGTAATTTTTCGAATAATTCTAAGCCCTTTAATCTTAATTTTAACATCCATTCTGGTTCTTTCTTTATTCTGGAAATTTCCTCTATCGTAGATCTGCTTAATCCCGATTCTACTATTCTTCTATGAAATTCTAACTGGTTAAGTTTATTGTACTTGGCGTCTATAGTAGCGTTTATTATTTCATGAAGATCTAATGATATTTTATCTTCTTGCATACTTATAACCTATTCTTTAACTCTGTTAAAGATGAATATAAGTCTATCTTTAATAAAAAATAAACTTATGAATTCCTCTCTAGGACTGCTTCATATCCTTTTTCGTCAATTAATTTGGCTAGTTCCATTCCTCCTTCCGCTATAATCTTCCCCCTATACAATACGTGAACTTTATCTGCACTTATGTGATCTAAAATTCTCCTATAATGGGTTATTATTAGATAG includes:
- a CDS encoding SufD family Fe-S cluster assembly protein — protein: MQWLKLGVVDIQLAKKIINENFTQDRGEREKAFSLYLSKPYQLIHDSPTIKHYTEWDLYDSLNLSDISRQQLKYSETENIIEIIDDTITIPKNNIQVDDLLNDNVISSDEHKLVSLAYSLSRRITISNEGEYHVRHVVNKNKYLSPSHLIINVPKDKQIKVIYEVLNLGEGSLITPIISVDIEDDSTLDFQFVNFSSDNSLLFSYIKANIKGTMHSSIFVNGNKMGHVQFNTRLEEGSVSEFSSRAFGTHSNKIDVVNNVIHLGQRSVSNGFMKAISNDQAFTVVRGIATIDETAINSSTSIIGRSLVLGKDAKAVVSPMLEVKTGRVVMAKHSAAVSRIDENQIFYLQTRGLSKREAEGIIIRGFIIEEQDPETLKDRIEEILKSLGY
- the sufB gene encoding Fe-S cluster assembly protein SufB codes for the protein MQEDKISLDLHEIINATIDAKYNKLNQLEFHRRIVESGLSRSTIEEISRIKKEPEWMLKLRLKGLELFEKLPTPNWLPDVLSSLDISALELYVKPGVDKAQSWEELPPEIRKYYDELGIPESEKKFLGGLVAVLESEPIYSNVKVELMKKGVVMLPIDEAVNKYPDLMKEYFMKIFPASDHKFAALHGALWSGGVFVYVPKNVKITTPVEGFFVIGSELEGQFEHTLLIADEGSYIHFIEGCTAPQLKKYSFHDGMVELYAKKNAYIKFTTIQNWSKNVINFNNKRAWADENSTVEWVEGSLGSKYSFVYPSTILRGKNASSTSLVVTMTSGEGEWKDSGSKMIHAAPYTKSKVVNKNIGFNGGVNVYRGLIKVNKGAVGSKAFVKCDSLMLDDKTKAYTYPHNQVLEEDADVGHEAHTFRMNEDQLFYLMTRGIDEKEATSMLVLGFIDEIMKELPFEYATMLNKVIKLELDKLGAVA